From the Bdellovibrionota bacterium genome, one window contains:
- a CDS encoding transketolase C-terminal domain-containing protein, producing MANMAQAIRMALHYAETNLEVKDIFGQDVGMPLGGVFTATQGLKTTWNTPLDERGIVGMATGIAMTGERCVAEIQFVDYIFNTIDLLKLVGNMNWASNGKVTLPLVLMTPTGAGIRGSLYHSHSFDAWASRLPGWKIVMPSTPLDAYGLLLAAIEDPNPVMFLKPKALLRVKGKELIPGEPESETELKAMIDAPLGDRTKWKAKWPDLKHHKIEIGKAKIVKEGTDLTVVSYGRPLLICEEIAIEMQEQGKSLEVIDLRSIYPYDWQTIKNSILKTKRVIFVNEDTEVTNFGEHLAYRASQELFYDLYARPKVHAGKNLPGIGLHPNLEEASVPHKHDIIEAINEVLNDIP from the coding sequence ATGGCAAATATGGCTCAAGCAATCAGAATGGCTCTTCACTATGCTGAAACAAATCTCGAAGTGAAAGATATCTTTGGGCAAGATGTGGGGATGCCTCTCGGTGGAGTTTTCACGGCAACTCAAGGCTTGAAAACAACTTGGAATACACCTCTGGATGAAAGAGGAATCGTTGGTATGGCGACTGGAATCGCAATGACTGGCGAAAGATGTGTGGCTGAGATTCAATTCGTTGATTACATCTTTAATACTATCGATCTTTTAAAATTAGTTGGAAATATGAATTGGGCCTCCAATGGCAAAGTCACTTTACCGTTGGTTTTGATGACTCCAACGGGAGCAGGTATCAGAGGATCGCTCTACCACAGTCATAGCTTTGATGCCTGGGCCTCAAGACTTCCAGGTTGGAAAATTGTAATGCCGTCAACACCACTGGATGCCTACGGATTATTGTTAGCCGCAATTGAAGATCCAAATCCGGTGATGTTCTTAAAACCAAAAGCTCTTTTAAGAGTTAAGGGGAAAGAATTAATTCCGGGTGAACCAGAGAGCGAAACAGAATTGAAGGCCATGATCGATGCGCCACTCGGAGACCGTACAAAGTGGAAAGCAAAATGGCCAGATCTCAAACATCATAAAATTGAAATCGGGAAAGCGAAAATCGTCAAAGAAGGAACGGATCTCACAGTGGTAAGTTACGGAAGACCACTTTTGATTTGCGAAGAGATTGCCATCGAAATGCAAGAGCAAGGTAAGTCTTTAGAAGTGATTGATTTAAGATCGATTTATCCTTATGACTGGCAAACAATTAAAAATTCGATTTTGAAAACAAAAAGAGTCATTTTTGTAAACGAAGACACTGAAGTCACAAACTTTGGTGAGCATTTGGCTTATAGAGCTTCACAGGAATTGTTCTATGATCTCTATGCAAGGCCAAAAGTTCATGCAGGAAAAAATCTTCCAGGAATTGGGCTCCATCCAAATCTTGAGGAGGCTTCTGTTCCGCATAAGCATGATATTATCGAGGCGATTAACGAAGTTTTAAACGACATTCCTTAA
- a CDS encoding thiamine pyrophosphate-dependent dehydrogenase E1 component subunit alpha, producing MGKKAMNEKLLLPKELLLNIHNLMVKTRILEERLIRIYKMGEAFFWIGGPGEEAMGVPLGLLANKGQGIKHDWFHLHYRATPTLIAMGMPMIDSIRLIMNRATDPSTGGRNFSGHYCYPQWNIAPITSPIEVQYSQALGTAWVQKRSNTKSITVVSGGDAGTAEGDFASALVWSSRPGRELPMLMTVQNNKWGISTNYDSQHGEKNICDRGRAFGIRSSTIYGNDPEEAYIRLKEEMDYVRKERKPALVEIFVSRLYGHSSASGASYVSNEEDPLKITEAKLLKHGLITEAQIKKMYFDYDEESKRDLEIVRLEVGPSADTIWDHVFVNNENADWRKF from the coding sequence ATGGGCAAAAAAGCGATGAATGAGAAGCTCTTACTACCTAAGGAGCTTCTTCTCAATATACATAATTTAATGGTTAAAACTCGCATCTTAGAAGAGCGACTCATTCGTATTTATAAAATGGGTGAGGCATTCTTTTGGATTGGTGGACCTGGGGAAGAAGCGATGGGTGTTCCCCTCGGGCTTTTGGCGAATAAAGGCCAAGGTATCAAGCACGATTGGTTTCATTTGCACTATAGAGCAACGCCAACATTGATTGCCATGGGCATGCCGATGATTGATTCGATCCGACTCATCATGAACAGAGCTACAGATCCATCAACGGGTGGAAGAAATTTCTCTGGTCACTACTGCTATCCGCAATGGAATATTGCGCCCATTACCTCGCCCATTGAAGTTCAGTACTCTCAAGCACTCGGTACGGCTTGGGTTCAAAAAAGAAGTAATACGAAGAGCATTACAGTGGTTTCTGGCGGTGATGCTGGAACGGCAGAAGGTGATTTTGCATCCGCACTTGTATGGTCATCGCGTCCAGGTCGAGAGCTTCCAATGCTTATGACTGTGCAAAACAACAAGTGGGGAATTTCAACAAACTACGATTCTCAGCACGGAGAAAAAAACATCTGTGATCGAGGAAGAGCTTTTGGAATTCGTTCTTCAACAATTTACGGAAATGATCCGGAAGAAGCTTACATCCGACTCAAAGAAGAAATGGACTATGTTAGAAAAGAAAGAAAACCCGCATTGGTAGAGATCTTTGTATCTCGTCTTTACGGACATTCTTCAGCTTCGGGCGCAAGCTATGTGAGCAACGAAGAAGATCCATTAAAAATCACAGAAGCCAAACTTCTAAAGCACGGCTTAATCACTGAAGCGCAAATCAAAAAAATGTATTTTGACTACGATGAAGAATCAAAGCGTGATTTAGAAATCGTGAGACTTGAAGTTGGTCCAAGCGCCGATACCATCTGGGATCATGTTTTCGTAAATAACGAAAATGCGGATTGGAGAAAATTCTAA
- a CDS encoding S41 family peptidase — protein MKFAKLWLIVLIVSVLSTTGIVNAQNAKQNEARKADVAQKVDPNHPAEKSMEKSKDLIKTPVSSEVVTKKISKSDLSCRYIYLIMGAMLRQHMLYNQFTKEVEDRTIDQYIKSLDPLKGYLLASDVDKMKKDLGGMEKWLAKQDCSPLDKVQILYTQRVAESSDFAKKYLGKEFKLDHKMTLQMDAQKREYPKNKTELEDFQKRYIQFQVANFVSTDMKEDEAKGWVERRYDRTSKKLREQADADTYASLLDSFARSMDPHSSYLSADDLEDFNIHMNLSLEGIGATLSSQDGYTVIEQLIPGGAAAASAELESQDKIIAVGQGKGEKMEPVVDMPLKDVVKLIRGKKGTTVTLSVLRKTADGMKSMKVTLTRSKINLEDEAAQISYQTKEVNGKKYKIGILNLPSFYYDSKNANGRSCYRDMKRLLKEAQKEKIDGLVLDLSQNGGGSLEDAVKLTGLFIKTGNIVKTQGAKSSTIEVLADQDPEVNYSGPLVVLTSRLSASASEILAGALKDYGRAVIVGGDHTFGKGSVQTVLPLPKNLGAYKVTVGMFFVPGGKSTQHGGVDGDITLPSAFALDEIGEKSLDYSLSPKAIPQFTSEDAYVEKGEGAWAKVDAKVVTELKKKSEERVGKNAEFKKISEELAKLQKKGKLVTLSEILNDKEKKAEEKEKKSKKADAKKRLEEYLKRPDITESVSIVTDYLQLVGPQGVVAQKKGSQEANTN, from the coding sequence ATGAAATTCGCAAAGTTGTGGTTAATAGTTCTCATCGTTAGTGTTCTCTCGACTACAGGAATTGTAAATGCTCAAAACGCTAAGCAGAATGAAGCTCGGAAAGCTGATGTCGCACAAAAAGTGGATCCGAATCATCCAGCAGAAAAATCAATGGAAAAGTCGAAGGACTTAATCAAAACTCCTGTTTCTTCAGAAGTCGTAACAAAGAAAATTTCTAAGAGTGATTTATCTTGCAGATATATCTACTTGATTATGGGTGCGATGCTCAGACAGCACATGCTCTACAATCAATTCACTAAAGAAGTTGAAGATAGAACAATTGATCAATACATCAAATCATTAGATCCACTTAAAGGTTATTTATTAGCTAGTGATGTAGACAAGATGAAAAAAGATTTGGGTGGCATGGAGAAGTGGCTTGCAAAGCAAGATTGCTCACCTCTTGATAAAGTTCAAATTCTCTACACGCAAAGAGTGGCAGAGAGCAGTGACTTCGCGAAAAAATATTTAGGAAAAGAATTTAAATTGGATCATAAGATGACTCTTCAAATGGATGCTCAAAAAAGAGAATATCCAAAAAATAAAACTGAATTGGAAGACTTTCAAAAAAGATACATTCAATTCCAAGTTGCAAATTTTGTTTCTACAGACATGAAAGAAGATGAGGCAAAGGGTTGGGTCGAAAGAAGATACGATAGAACTTCTAAGAAATTAAGAGAGCAAGCGGATGCAGATACATATGCTTCGCTTTTAGATTCTTTTGCAAGATCTATGGATCCACACTCTAGCTACTTGTCTGCGGATGATTTAGAGGATTTCAATATCCATATGAATCTTTCTTTAGAAGGTATTGGCGCGACACTTTCATCGCAAGATGGATATACCGTGATCGAGCAATTGATCCCTGGTGGTGCAGCAGCTGCTTCAGCCGAACTTGAAAGCCAAGACAAAATCATTGCGGTTGGCCAAGGTAAAGGCGAGAAGATGGAGCCTGTTGTTGATATGCCACTCAAAGACGTTGTTAAACTTATTCGTGGTAAAAAAGGAACAACGGTTACGCTTTCAGTGTTAAGAAAAACAGCTGATGGAATGAAGAGCATGAAAGTGACTCTTACAAGATCAAAAATCAATCTTGAAGACGAAGCTGCTCAAATCTCTTACCAAACAAAAGAAGTGAATGGAAAGAAATATAAAATTGGTATCTTGAATCTTCCATCGTTCTACTATGATTCTAAGAATGCAAATGGCAGGTCTTGCTACAGAGATATGAAGAGACTTTTAAAAGAAGCTCAAAAAGAAAAGATCGACGGACTTGTTCTTGACCTTTCTCAAAATGGCGGCGGATCTTTAGAGGACGCAGTGAAGTTAACCGGTTTATTTATTAAGACTGGTAACATCGTAAAAACTCAAGGCGCTAAATCTTCGACAATTGAAGTTCTCGCAGATCAAGATCCTGAAGTGAATTACTCCGGTCCGCTTGTGGTTTTAACTAGCAGATTGAGCGCTTCGGCTTCTGAGATTTTAGCTGGAGCACTAAAAGATTACGGTAGAGCGGTTATAGTTGGTGGCGATCACACTTTCGGTAAAGGTTCAGTGCAAACGGTTCTTCCGCTTCCTAAAAACTTAGGCGCTTATAAAGTAACAGTTGGAATGTTCTTCGTTCCAGGTGGTAAATCTACGCAGCATGGTGGTGTGGATGGCGATATCACTTTACCAAGTGCTTTCGCTTTAGATGAAATTGGTGAGAAGAGTTTAGATTATTCACTTTCTCCAAAAGCAATTCCGCAATTCACTTCTGAAGACGCTTACGTTGAAAAAGGCGAAGGTGCTTGGGCAAAAGTGGATGCTAAAGTTGTTACTGAGTTGAAGAAAAAATCTGAAGAACGTGTTGGTAAGAATGCTGAGTTCAAAAAAATCTCAGAAGAATTAGCAAAGCTTCAGAAGAAAGGTAAGCTTGTAACTCTGTCAGAAATCCTAAATGACAAAGAAAAGAAAGCTGAAGAAAAAGAGAAAAAATCTAAGAAAGCTGATGCAAAAAAGCGTCTTGAAGAATATTTAAAACGCCCAGACATTACAGAATCAGTAAGTATCGTGACAGACTATCTGCAACTAGTAGGTCCTCAAGGCGTTGTTGCTCAGAAAAAAGGCAGCCAAGAAGCCAACACCAATTGA
- the topA gene encoding type I DNA topoisomerase, producing MAKVVAGGKKLVIVESPTKAKTIKKFLGKDYIVESCMGHIRDLPKTAKDVPEKYKKQKWARLGVDVENEFEPLYCIPNDKKKIVSTLKDKMEQAQELYLATDEDREGESISWHLLEVLKPKIPVKRMVFHEITEEAIQASLKNTRKIDDNLVRAQEARRILDRLVGFSLSPLIWKKVAYGLSAGRVQSVALRLVSERELSRFKFKKALYCGVENELEKAKQNFTSKLSQFDGKRIATGKDFDQETGEVPKDKQSQILVLDDKTAQKIVDGLKGKKLKVESVDERPISREPYAPFITSSLQQDASRKFGWPSRQTMRTAQELYEKGFITYMRTDSVNLSEQAIKAARDSVKKLYGDKFLSKEVRTFKGKKVKGAQEAHEAIRPSGSKFVDPDESGLSGDAYKLYDLIWKRTLACQMANSQQRQVQIKLSHEKSIFSSSGTVIEFQGFLKVYEEATDDQNQEEETLPVLKAGEMIDIVSSKKTEHETKPPSRFTEAGLIQVLEKEGIGRPSTYASTISTIVDRGYVSRQGNTLIPTFTALIVSKLLSNYFPEYVDLKFTAGMEENLDEIAEGNLDWVTYLKSIYMGKTGLRSMVEKQEKIIDADEARSMNVQGLEMLSFRVGRYGAYVCRKNGKEEQCASLPESRPPSEITEAFANELIDQKINGADSLGKDPKTGLPIYVLTGRYGPYVQLGDNEDNKDPEKKPKRTSIPPHIPMDTVDMEKALLFLSLPKTLGQHTESQKDIKLGIGRFGPYIVCDGDYRSIPKTEDFFAVDLNKALEMLAQPKKGRGGRGSSVIKELGEHDGDKLQIMTGKYGPYIKWGKKNVSLPEGQKPEDFTMEKAIELLGESEGGSKSAGKGKKAKKISSKKSPINKVDLQVTKVIAKGASKKAKASKAPVVAKKKMTSKTKTQKRV from the coding sequence ATGGCAAAAGTTGTAGCTGGCGGAAAAAAATTAGTGATTGTGGAGTCTCCAACCAAAGCAAAAACCATCAAAAAGTTTTTGGGTAAAGACTATATTGTTGAATCTTGTATGGGGCATATTCGAGATCTTCCGAAGACCGCAAAAGACGTTCCTGAAAAATATAAAAAACAAAAATGGGCAAGACTCGGTGTCGATGTTGAAAATGAATTCGAGCCGCTCTATTGCATTCCCAATGACAAGAAAAAAATTGTAAGTACACTCAAAGACAAAATGGAACAGGCTCAAGAGCTCTATCTCGCAACCGACGAAGACAGGGAGGGAGAAAGTATTTCTTGGCACTTGTTAGAAGTGCTAAAACCAAAAATTCCCGTAAAGCGCATGGTGTTCCACGAGATCACAGAGGAGGCCATTCAAGCTTCACTTAAGAACACCAGAAAGATTGATGACAACTTAGTTCGTGCTCAAGAGGCGCGTAGAATTCTAGATCGTTTGGTGGGCTTTTCTCTATCCCCACTCATCTGGAAAAAAGTAGCTTACGGATTGTCTGCGGGCCGTGTTCAATCGGTGGCATTGAGGCTGGTTTCGGAAAGAGAACTTTCAAGATTCAAATTCAAAAAAGCTCTTTACTGTGGAGTCGAGAACGAACTTGAGAAAGCGAAACAAAATTTTACCTCAAAGTTGTCACAATTCGACGGGAAAAGAATTGCTACGGGAAAAGACTTTGATCAAGAAACGGGCGAAGTTCCAAAAGACAAACAATCTCAAATTTTAGTCCTGGATGATAAGACCGCACAAAAAATCGTTGATGGCCTTAAAGGCAAAAAATTAAAAGTTGAAAGCGTCGATGAAAGACCAATCAGCCGTGAACCGTACGCTCCGTTCATTACGTCTTCACTTCAACAGGATGCTTCGAGAAAATTCGGCTGGCCATCAAGACAGACAATGAGAACAGCACAAGAGCTTTATGAAAAAGGTTTCATCACTTACATGAGAACTGATTCCGTAAATCTTTCGGAGCAAGCAATCAAGGCTGCTCGCGATAGCGTTAAAAAACTTTATGGCGATAAATTCTTGTCCAAAGAAGTTAGAACTTTCAAAGGCAAAAAAGTAAAAGGCGCTCAAGAAGCCCATGAAGCAATTAGACCTTCAGGTAGCAAGTTCGTTGATCCCGATGAGAGTGGATTATCTGGGGATGCATACAAGCTTTACGATTTGATATGGAAAAGAACGCTCGCTTGTCAAATGGCGAATTCTCAACAGAGACAAGTTCAAATTAAACTTTCACACGAGAAAAGCATTTTCTCATCTTCTGGGACGGTGATTGAATTTCAAGGCTTCCTAAAAGTTTACGAAGAAGCGACGGATGATCAAAATCAAGAAGAAGAAACATTACCAGTTTTAAAAGCAGGGGAGATGATTGATATCGTTTCTTCTAAAAAAACAGAACACGAAACAAAGCCGCCATCAAGATTTACGGAAGCGGGATTGATTCAGGTTCTAGAAAAAGAAGGTATCGGAAGACCATCAACATATGCTTCTACCATTAGCACGATTGTGGATCGCGGTTATGTGTCTCGTCAGGGTAACACTTTAATTCCAACATTTACGGCACTTATTGTTTCAAAACTTCTTTCTAACTATTTTCCAGAATACGTGGACCTAAAGTTCACGGCAGGGATGGAAGAAAATCTCGATGAGATTGCAGAAGGAAATTTAGACTGGGTGACTTACCTGAAATCCATTTACATGGGTAAAACAGGTTTGAGAAGCATGGTTGAAAAACAAGAAAAGATCATCGATGCCGATGAAGCTCGCTCAATGAACGTTCAAGGTCTAGAGATGTTGAGCTTTAGAGTTGGTAGATATGGAGCATACGTTTGCCGCAAGAATGGAAAAGAAGAACAGTGTGCTTCTCTTCCAGAAAGCCGACCTCCATCTGAAATCACGGAAGCATTTGCAAATGAGTTGATTGATCAAAAAATCAATGGGGCAGATTCTCTAGGTAAAGATCCTAAAACTGGATTACCAATTTATGTCCTCACAGGAAGATATGGTCCTTACGTACAACTTGGTGACAATGAAGACAATAAAGATCCAGAGAAAAAACCAAAGAGAACTTCTATTCCTCCGCACATCCCAATGGACACTGTGGATATGGAGAAAGCCTTGTTGTTCTTAAGTCTTCCAAAAACTTTGGGGCAACATACGGAGTCTCAAAAAGACATCAAGCTTGGTATCGGAAGATTTGGTCCTTACATCGTTTGCGATGGTGATTACAGATCTATTCCTAAGACAGAAGATTTCTTTGCGGTGGATTTAAATAAAGCTCTCGAAATGTTAGCGCAACCGAAAAAAGGCAGAGGCGGTAGAGGTTCATCCGTAATCAAAGAACTCGGTGAACATGATGGTGATAAGCTGCAAATCATGACGGGAAAATATGGTCCATACATTAAGTGGGGCAAGAAGAATGTTTCGCTTCCTGAGGGACAAAAACCAGAAGACTTTACGATGGAAAAAGCCATTGAACTGCTTGGAGAATCTGAAGGCGGCTCAAAGTCAGCTGGCAAAGGTAAGAAAGCGAAAAAGATTTCTAGTAAAAAATCTCCGATCAATAAGGTGGATTTGCAGGTAACAAAGGTGATTGCTAAGGGTGCTTCGAAGAAGGCAAAGGCCTCTAAAGCTCCGGTGGTCGCTAAAAAGAAGATGACCTCAAAGACTAAAACGCAGAAGAGAGTTTGA
- a CDS encoding HAD-IIB family hydrolase, whose translation MQSLEQFTKSETQIQYVFCDIDDTITEHGKLPANSYKALWDLKEKGIHVIPVTGRPAGWCEMIARFWPVSGVIGENGALYYRYVGGKMKRHYMLKEKDIQKNRKKLDKLSKEILKKVKGSAISSDQFCRIFDLAVDFCEDVKPLPKKKVDQIVEIFEKHKAQAKVSSIHVNGWFGKYDKLSMCKVFMKKEFKFDILKQNKLCAFIGDSPNDEPMFHFFVNSFAVHNITNFLDSLKHKPAFVTPSNGASGFVEFAEKILS comes from the coding sequence ATGCAATCACTTGAGCAATTCACTAAATCAGAGACCCAAATTCAGTATGTTTTTTGTGATATTGACGACACCATCACTGAGCACGGAAAACTTCCCGCAAACTCCTACAAAGCCCTTTGGGATTTAAAAGAAAAAGGCATTCACGTAATTCCGGTCACTGGTCGACCTGCCGGATGGTGCGAGATGATCGCGAGATTTTGGCCCGTGAGTGGCGTGATTGGGGAAAATGGTGCGCTTTATTACCGTTATGTGGGCGGAAAAATGAAACGCCACTACATGCTAAAAGAAAAAGACATTCAAAAAAATCGAAAAAAATTGGATAAACTTTCCAAAGAAATACTTAAAAAAGTAAAAGGCTCTGCTATTTCCTCTGATCAATTTTGTAGAATTTTTGATTTAGCCGTGGATTTTTGTGAAGATGTAAAACCTCTGCCCAAAAAGAAAGTAGATCAAATCGTGGAAATTTTTGAGAAACACAAAGCTCAAGCCAAAGTATCTAGTATTCATGTTAACGGATGGTTCGGAAAGTACGACAAACTTTCTATGTGCAAAGTTTTTATGAAAAAAGAATTCAAATTCGATATCTTAAAACAAAATAAGCTCTGCGCTTTTATAGGCGATTCTCCAAATGATGAACCGATGTTCCATTTTTTTGTGAATAGCTTTGCTGTCCATAACATTACAAATTTTCTTGATAGCCTAAAACATAAACCGGCTTTTGTGACCCCTTCAAATGGGGCAAGTGGATTCGTAGAATTCGCTGAAAAGATCTTGAGCTAG
- a CDS encoding DMT family transporter: MSQKHIGFTQIILSGAFFGFLGLFGKTAYQNNILPGELLGLRFLTSAILLGIFLALFQRKAFKMSWKSSLISMLLGILGYAVFSSCYFLALQGISASLTVLLLYTYPVMVAIGARLVFKEHIGIKGFIALVLSSVGLVGLVWGEWAVSGAVFLIYGLASAFFYSIYILVSRKFLENVSFMGSSFYVQLGAGLTLCILNFRNLDRPIEVITNNFGLIVGMAIVCSLIPLTLFLAGLQKVNSSEASILSTTEPIFGVIVASLFLGERMGLVQIAGGVLVLTGMVLIALKPKEITY; this comes from the coding sequence ATGAGTCAAAAGCATATCGGTTTTACACAGATTATTCTTTCTGGAGCATTCTTTGGCTTCCTGGGATTATTTGGAAAAACTGCTTATCAGAATAATATTTTACCGGGAGAGCTCCTCGGTTTGAGATTTTTAACTTCCGCGATTTTACTTGGAATTTTTTTGGCTCTCTTTCAGAGAAAAGCTTTCAAAATGTCTTGGAAAAGCTCTTTGATCTCAATGCTGTTAGGGATTTTAGGTTACGCTGTTTTCTCTAGTTGTTATTTTTTAGCACTTCAAGGGATCTCGGCATCTCTTACAGTTTTACTTTTGTACACCTATCCTGTGATGGTGGCTATTGGTGCAAGGTTGGTCTTTAAAGAGCACATTGGTATAAAGGGTTTTATTGCCTTGGTTTTATCCTCAGTTGGTCTTGTAGGTTTGGTGTGGGGTGAATGGGCGGTGAGTGGCGCGGTATTTTTAATTTACGGATTGGCTTCCGCATTTTTCTATTCCATTTATATTTTAGTATCTAGAAAATTTTTAGAAAACGTAAGCTTTATGGGTTCAAGTTTTTATGTGCAGTTGGGAGCAGGCTTAACACTTTGTATTCTGAACTTTAGAAATTTGGATCGTCCCATTGAGGTCATTACAAATAATTTTGGTTTGATTGTGGGAATGGCAATTGTTTGTTCTTTAATTCCTCTCACATTGTTCCTTGCGGGACTTCAAAAAGTAAATTCATCGGAAGCTTCGATCTTAAGCACGACAGAACCTATATTTGGTGTGATTGTCGCATCTTTATTTTTGGGAGAGCGAATGGGTTTGGTTCAAATCGCAGGAGGAGTTTTGGTTTTAACAGGAATGGTTCTTATCGCGCTAAAACCAAAGGAAATCACTTATTAA